Proteins from one Clostridium cellulovorans 743B genomic window:
- a CDS encoding hemerythrin domain-containing protein, whose translation MANISNLERQHGEIRELFLVIKEGINANDIKENLDSLVKNINILAGKINVHMHSEDKFLYPTLIESEDEDLRKLAKEYGEEMGTIHGDFSDYKNKFNTKYKILNDTDSFLKESKEILKLLESRISKEDMHLYPKIKAL comes from the coding sequence ATGGCTAATATAAGTAATCTAGAAAGACAACATGGAGAAATAAGAGAATTATTTCTAGTTATTAAGGAAGGGATTAATGCTAATGATATTAAAGAAAACCTTGACTCTCTAGTAAAAAATATAAATATTCTTGCAGGGAAAATTAATGTGCATATGCACTCAGAAGATAAATTTTTGTATCCAACATTAATTGAAAGTGAGGATGAAGACTTAAGAAAATTGGCTAAAGAATATGGTGAAGAAATGGGAACTATTCATGGGGATTTTAGTGATTATAAGAATAAGTTTAATACAAAGTACAAAATTTTAAATGATACCGATAGTTTTTTAAAAGAGAGCAAAGAAATATTAAAGTTGTTAGAAAGTCGTATTTCTAAAGAGGATATGCATCTATATCCTAAAATCAAAGCCTTATAA
- a CDS encoding Imm44 family immunity protein, with product MEININSPSYYKNIYGVDDEIYSMYRRISLFVKNNKYSEIVNVIGITPIVAPQDLIDRGEWQEEVKYDLKFQLVSVRKHIDYDKYISSDIEGKKKLILDNILKSIKKISKKAKLDYGAFERDILGHLGYSIEEIKLI from the coding sequence ATGGAAATAAATATTAATTCGCCTTCATACTATAAAAACATTTATGGTGTTGATGATGAAATATATTCGATGTATAGGAGGATTTCCTTATTTGTAAAAAATAATAAATATAGTGAAATAGTGAATGTTATCGGAATAACTCCAATTGTAGCACCTCAAGATTTAATAGATAGGGGAGAATGGCAAGAAGAAGTGAAATATGATTTAAAGTTTCAACTTGTTTCAGTAAGAAAACATATTGATTATGACAAATATATTAGTTCTGATATTGAAGGGAAAAAGAAATTAATATTAGATAATATCTTGAAGTCAATAAAAAAAATAAGTAAAAAAGCCAAACTAGATTATGGAGCATTTGAAAGAGATATCTTAGGTCATCTTGGATACTCTATAGAGGAAATAAAGTTAATTTAA
- a CDS encoding DUF6572 domain-containing protein, with product MSLKNINTVDFISTDNEEKNVTLTITDELDWEDEINHLRLIQDKVNNYLSFIESGELYQTYPTSKGKKIEIEIYCKYELTINCEKLFKKLKRFLDDNGYGFNYKMLDE from the coding sequence ATGTCATTGAAAAATATAAATACAGTAGATTTTATATCAACTGATAATGAAGAAAAAAATGTAACATTGACAATTACTGATGAATTGGATTGGGAAGATGAAATTAATCATTTAAGGTTAATTCAGGACAAAGTAAATAATTATCTTAGTTTTATTGAAAGTGGTGAATTGTATCAAACATATCCAACTTCGAAAGGTAAAAAGATAGAAATAGAGATTTATTGCAAATATGAATTGACAATAAATTGTGAAAAGCTATTCAAGAAATTGAAAAGGTTCCTTGATGATAATGGGTATGGGTTTAATTACAAAATGTTAGATGAGTAA
- a CDS encoding DEAD/DEAH box helicase, protein MIENSIQEIISEVGKSIIILKGFNVAEMPYKNKYFSFHIDYYDKVNLDTIREQVVDEIIDNRKFDFDYKWMTIEEYQLFKEKSAINKMPVVVLENNLYDKQFPYRGTLCNVDDIYHYLYYQEDSELEPEQEKILENVSFFYGKIDYSKQSGNYFVTYIEFEEEINRYKLYKDIPAKVDFSVEYPLDNIQRIELSEDEIPFLDLETEILNDNSKHNILLVLSGSSDSLPNRYLERLNILSKLKDINLFFDTLSIRRQVIQNEESYLRILKDVYGYDSYREIAFYKNIESHSKETINISQAQIIDDIVTQAEKAMHGEAFRDVYITASTGAGKSVMFQVPALYLAQKYIENKPLTLVISPLIGLMNDQVDNMRRKGVSSSATINGNTPPFEKEKILERVQNQEVDVLYLSPETLQARSDIKMLIGKRKIGVVIIDEAHIVTTWGKSFRADYWYLGIYLAKLRKYKFPIVTFTATAIYGGREDMYLDTRNTLNMISPISYFGDVRRDELLMNVRSSEKNLDAEGRDYRKTKNALALKHLQMALKNKQKSLLYFPTVRLLIDFYNFVAQNDSKIAEKTGKYYGTLQKEEKDEVLSEYKSGELQFVLATKAFGMGIDIPDITNVYHYAPTGNVVDYIQEIGRAARDKSKVLHGFGMIDFLSRDMNEVKQLHGMSAIRKTQILEVMRKVLSVYKEKGNNRNLIISPEDFKYIFVQNKRDEDSLDNKVKTVLLMIEKDFSSPNKLGYSPFVARPRSLFGNDLIFVTPELESQFSKSRLGKFFSKEFDLNSNTYSAVYQVNLSGIWEKYYKNMSFPSFKFALFNQDEREKLQHKNLFEKFVYTSGVEVSLNSDISVENLLSQYKIILKSFESFLNEQKITSSQFTVIDLGNHFMKTLKIADKFEARSFAQTIINSAFEFGKIKEIKFISERTNSNADNQRYIIHQDSDIFSKFIMSSITNTVNPSDNYVTGVDEITSFHFRFHGDDIDAKIAALGIGEARKMLSYQVIGGNNPQIYLRMNSIYPLERAIKQGDFYQNSILKDVQVKHYTSVEMLKFLFTKEQPETSQKERILNYSKWFWDNIENYFMGILPNEVKDILSKKN, encoded by the coding sequence ATGATAGAAAATAGTATTCAAGAAATTATAAGTGAAGTAGGAAAGTCAATAATAATATTGAAAGGTTTCAATGTGGCTGAGATGCCATATAAAAATAAATATTTCTCGTTTCATATTGATTACTATGACAAGGTAAACCTAGATACAATTCGTGAACAAGTTGTAGATGAAATTATTGATAACAGAAAATTTGATTTTGACTACAAGTGGATGACTATAGAGGAATACCAACTGTTTAAGGAAAAATCGGCTATTAATAAAATGCCTGTAGTTGTATTAGAAAATAACTTATATGACAAGCAGTTTCCTTACCGAGGTACATTATGTAATGTTGATGATATTTATCATTACTTGTATTATCAGGAGGATAGTGAGCTTGAGCCAGAACAGGAGAAAATACTAGAAAATGTGTCATTCTTCTATGGGAAAATTGACTATTCAAAACAAAGCGGAAATTATTTTGTAACTTATATAGAATTTGAAGAAGAAATTAATAGATATAAATTATATAAAGATATTCCGGCAAAGGTTGATTTTTCTGTTGAGTATCCACTAGATAACATTCAACGCATAGAACTTTCAGAAGATGAAATTCCTTTCCTAGACTTAGAAACAGAAATACTTAATGATAATAGCAAACACAATATTTTATTAGTATTATCTGGTTCCTCAGATAGTTTACCTAATAGATACTTGGAGCGGCTTAATATTCTTTCTAAGTTAAAGGATATCAACTTATTCTTTGATACGCTTTCAATTAGACGACAAGTTATTCAAAATGAAGAAAGCTACTTGAGGATATTAAAAGATGTTTATGGATATGACAGTTATAGGGAAATAGCTTTTTATAAGAATATTGAAAGTCATTCTAAAGAAACAATAAATATCTCACAAGCCCAAATTATAGATGATATTGTAACTCAAGCAGAAAAAGCAATGCATGGGGAAGCGTTTAGGGACGTGTATATTACAGCTTCTACTGGTGCTGGTAAGTCAGTTATGTTCCAAGTCCCAGCATTGTATCTAGCACAAAAATATATTGAAAATAAGCCGCTTACTTTAGTTATATCACCTTTGATTGGGTTGATGAATGATCAGGTTGATAACATGCGCCGTAAAGGGGTGAGCTCTTCTGCAACAATCAATGGTAATACACCTCCGTTTGAAAAAGAAAAAATTCTAGAGAGAGTGCAAAATCAAGAAGTGGATGTACTGTATTTATCTCCAGAGACTCTACAGGCTAGAAGTGACATTAAAATGTTGATTGGTAAAAGAAAGATCGGGGTAGTCATTATTGATGAAGCTCATATTGTGACAACTTGGGGTAAATCCTTCAGAGCTGATTATTGGTATTTGGGTATTTATCTTGCGAAACTAAGAAAATATAAATTCCCAATTGTTACCTTCACAGCTACTGCCATATATGGTGGTAGGGAAGATATGTATTTAGACACGAGAAATACTTTAAATATGATAAGTCCGATTTCATATTTTGGTGATGTAAGACGTGATGAACTATTGATGAATGTTAGAAGTAGTGAGAAGAACCTTGATGCTGAGGGTCGAGACTATAGAAAAACGAAAAATGCACTTGCTTTGAAGCATTTACAAATGGCGTTGAAAAATAAGCAGAAGTCGTTACTCTATTTTCCAACTGTGCGATTGTTAATAGATTTCTATAACTTTGTGGCTCAGAATGATTCTAAAATTGCAGAAAAGACAGGTAAATACTATGGTACTTTGCAAAAGGAAGAGAAGGATGAGGTGCTATCGGAATACAAATCTGGAGAACTTCAATTTGTGCTTGCCACTAAGGCTTTTGGTATGGGAATTGATATTCCTGATATCACGAATGTTTATCATTATGCTCCGACTGGAAATGTAGTTGACTATATTCAAGAAATTGGTCGTGCTGCACGTGATAAATCTAAAGTTCTTCATGGATTTGGAATGATTGATTTTTTATCTCGAGATATGAACGAAGTTAAGCAGCTTCATGGTATGTCAGCAATAAGAAAGACTCAAATTCTAGAAGTAATGCGTAAGGTGCTGTCTGTATACAAAGAAAAGGGAAATAATCGTAACTTAATCATTAGTCCGGAAGACTTTAAGTACATTTTTGTTCAAAATAAACGTGATGAAGATTCTCTTGATAACAAAGTTAAAACTGTACTGTTAATGATTGAAAAAGATTTCTCGTCTCCAAATAAGCTTGGATATTCACCGTTTGTAGCTCGTCCTAGGAGTCTTTTCGGGAATGACTTAATTTTTGTGACACCAGAATTGGAATCTCAATTTTCCAAATCGCGATTAGGTAAATTTTTCTCGAAAGAGTTTGATCTTAATAGCAACACATACTCGGCTGTCTATCAAGTAAATCTGAGTGGAATTTGGGAAAAGTACTATAAGAATATGTCGTTTCCAAGTTTTAAATTTGCTCTATTTAATCAAGATGAGCGGGAAAAATTACAGCATAAAAATTTGTTTGAGAAATTTGTGTACACTTCTGGTGTTGAGGTTTCACTTAACAGTGATATTTCAGTAGAAAATCTTTTATCTCAATATAAAATAATCTTGAAATCATTTGAGAGTTTTTTAAATGAACAAAAAATAACTAGTAGCCAGTTTACAGTTATTGATTTGGGCAATCATTTTATGAAGACCTTAAAGATTGCTGATAAGTTTGAAGCTAGATCTTTTGCACAGACTATCATCAATTCGGCCTTTGAATTCGGAAAAATCAAAGAAATTAAGTTTATTTCTGAACGTACAAATAGTAATGCTGATAATCAAAGATACATTATACATCAAGATAGTGATATTTTCTCAAAATTTATTATGAGTTCAATAACGAATACCGTGAATCCGAGTGATAATTATGTAACTGGCGTAGATGAGATTACGTCATTCCACTTTAGGTTTCATGGCGATGATATTGATGCAAAAATTGCTGCGTTAGGTATTGGTGAAGCAAGAAAGATGTTAAGCTATCAGGTTATTGGTGGCAATAATCCACAAATTTATTTACGTATGAACTCGATATATCCACTTGAAAGGGCTATTAAGCAAGGTGATTTTTACCAAAATAGCATTTTGAAAGATGTTCAGGTTAAACATTACACTAGCGTAGAAATGCTTAAATTCTTGTTTACTAAGGAACAACCAGAAACATCACAAAAAGAGAGAATTCTCAATTATTCAAAATGGTTTTGGGACAACATTGAAAATTACTTTATGGGAATTCTTCCAAATGAAGTTAAAGATATATTATCAAAAAAAAATTGA
- a CDS encoding sigma-70 family RNA polymerase sigma factor, with protein sequence MSDNLSIIIDYINDNLRFGSKLNIEKVEELFKKYRVSDSEMESVFTELNSLNIEIVHSKGAFNEKISRLFKYIGPNKELRETKLNKWFETEKIDRDMQKRIRHSLNISGYTIINEVHRDINFEDFDFLDEFNFEELDVVLDNDSFNDEVSKLKNVVDKSHNLEYLVDLHSSKEDFRKREQALDNLVNANKKLVWEIALRYKQFSTVSFDNSDMYQAGVLGLMKAAEKFDISKGNQFSTYATWWVRQSITRSIADYSTTIRIPVHMREKIIKYVSTENKFWNENGRVASKEELANLLGISSEEVNYLQVYQDVANLTSLDIPIGADEGSFLGEFIPDDKHRSPEKSAEEGELKRELKEICEGRLTPKETRILNFRFGFIDGRTHTLEEIGHVENVTRERIRQIEAKAISKLQNPKILERLRDFYYDRK encoded by the coding sequence GTGAGTGACAATTTGTCCATTATTATTGACTATATAAACGACAACCTTCGATTTGGTAGCAAGTTAAATATTGAAAAGGTTGAAGAACTATTTAAGAAATATCGAGTATCAGATAGCGAGATGGAGTCAGTGTTTACTGAGCTAAATTCACTGAATATTGAGATTGTACACTCCAAAGGAGCATTTAATGAAAAAATCAGTAGGCTTTTTAAGTACATTGGACCCAATAAAGAATTAAGGGAAACAAAGCTCAATAAATGGTTCGAAACTGAAAAGATTGATCGTGATATGCAAAAGCGGATTCGACATAGTTTAAATATTTCAGGCTATACAATTATCAATGAAGTACACCGAGATATTAATTTTGAAGATTTTGATTTTTTGGACGAGTTTAATTTTGAGGAATTGGATGTTGTTCTAGACAATGATTCATTCAATGATGAAGTCTCAAAACTAAAAAACGTAGTTGATAAAAGTCACAATTTAGAGTATCTAGTTGACCTTCATTCTAGCAAAGAAGATTTTAGAAAAAGAGAACAGGCATTAGATAATCTTGTTAATGCAAATAAGAAGCTTGTATGGGAAATAGCATTAAGATATAAACAATTTTCAACGGTTTCTTTTGATAATAGTGATATGTATCAAGCCGGTGTGCTCGGTTTAATGAAGGCAGCTGAAAAATTTGATATTAGCAAGGGAAACCAATTTTCTACATATGCGACTTGGTGGGTTAGACAGAGCATTACTAGAAGTATCGCCGATTATAGCACCACAATCAGAATTCCAGTTCATATGAGAGAAAAAATAATCAAATATGTAAGTACTGAAAACAAATTTTGGAATGAGAATGGGCGAGTAGCTAGTAAGGAAGAACTAGCTAATTTACTGGGTATTTCTTCGGAAGAAGTTAACTATTTACAAGTATATCAGGATGTTGCAAACCTAACGAGTCTGGATATTCCAATTGGCGCTGATGAAGGGAGCTTTCTTGGAGAGTTCATTCCGGATGATAAACATCGATCACCAGAGAAGTCTGCAGAAGAAGGAGAGTTAAAGAGAGAGCTTAAAGAGATTTGTGAAGGACGATTAACTCCAAAAGAAACTAGAATTTTAAATTTTCGATTTGGTTTTATTGATGGAAGAACCCATACTCTCGAAGAAATAGGACATGTTGAGAATGTAACTCGTGAACGTATAAGGCAAATTGAAGCCAAAGCAATCAGTAAACTTCAAAATCCTAAGATTTTAGAAAGGTTAAGAGATTTTTATTATGATAGAAAATAG
- the dgt gene encoding dGTP triphosphohydrolase yields MGILDIGKLIEFRDVRMKEYAQCDKESDRKVKFSNKQSSGKSSGYNNMFLRNEFSRDRDRIKYSRAFRRLEHKAQIFSHEKGDHYRTRLTHTLEVSQIARSLARNMNLNEDLVEAIALGHDIGHTPFGHQGERTLDDIMSGKDNLTGKIRYRINYGGFKHNFHSLKILDQLEVKHKKIKGMNLTWQVMDGILKHTRIKRHKVCKEKCGGCWDIDRFLGDASFIKELLDYNFAVTLEGQIVAIADEIAQRQHDFDDGLRDTDLNLNFETVATYLMDEFDKINLDDDMYSRNLDGLISSMEKLIEVVRFERTELYQINTLVRNLIDFFIKDVTMFSLDTLMKNKENITNLKDDRVMFTKKIVDFSPIGQKVNEIIEKYIKIKILNSYNVSRFDGKAIHVIRELFKAYYKNPRQMPEYILTRLASKVREVSENIYDIMLSKELSAKNINFIDNSPEEINKLVKLMKLEITMEDVFEANEIIAKLRDSIYVDNSGNLIENKLIKINREDKENLNEEELFIKATLEIHYAYLSTICDYIAGMTDNYASSEFKSLYLIE; encoded by the coding sequence ATGGGGATATTAGATATAGGGAAGCTTATTGAATTTAGAGATGTAAGAATGAAAGAGTATGCTCAATGTGATAAAGAATCAGACAGAAAAGTTAAGTTTAGTAATAAGCAATCAAGTGGTAAATCAAGTGGATACAACAACATGTTTTTAAGAAATGAGTTCTCAAGGGATCGAGATAGAATAAAGTATTCTAGGGCTTTTAGACGATTAGAACATAAGGCACAAATCTTTTCACACGAAAAAGGAGATCATTACAGGACCAGATTGACTCATACCTTGGAAGTTTCTCAGATTGCAAGGAGCCTTGCGAGAAATATGAATTTGAATGAAGATTTAGTAGAGGCAATAGCCTTAGGTCATGATATAGGTCATACTCCTTTTGGGCACCAAGGAGAGCGAACCTTGGACGATATCATGTCTGGTAAGGATAACTTAACTGGAAAAATAAGATATAGGATAAATTACGGTGGTTTCAAGCATAATTTTCATTCCTTAAAGATTCTTGACCAGTTAGAGGTTAAGCATAAAAAAATCAAAGGCATGAATTTAACTTGGCAAGTAATGGACGGAATATTAAAACATACAAGAATAAAAAGACATAAGGTTTGTAAAGAAAAGTGTGGTGGATGTTGGGATATAGATAGATTCTTAGGTGACGCATCCTTTATAAAGGAATTGTTAGACTATAATTTTGCTGTTACCTTAGAAGGTCAAATTGTTGCTATTGCAGATGAAATTGCCCAAAGACAGCATGACTTTGATGATGGATTAAGAGATACAGATTTAAATTTAAATTTTGAAACTGTAGCTACTTATTTAATGGATGAATTTGATAAGATTAACCTAGACGACGATATGTATTCTAGAAATTTAGATGGATTAATTTCCTCTATGGAAAAACTCATAGAAGTAGTCAGGTTTGAAAGAACTGAATTATATCAAATAAATACATTAGTAAGAAACTTAATAGATTTCTTTATTAAAGATGTTACGATGTTTTCTTTAGACACGCTTATGAAGAATAAAGAAAATATAACTAATTTAAAAGATGACAGGGTTATGTTTACTAAAAAAATTGTAGATTTTTCGCCAATAGGACAAAAGGTTAATGAGATAATAGAGAAGTATATAAAAATAAAAATTCTTAATTCTTATAACGTAAGTAGATTTGATGGCAAAGCGATTCATGTAATAAGGGAATTGTTTAAAGCTTATTATAAAAATCCAAGGCAGATGCCGGAGTATATATTAACAAGACTTGCATCAAAGGTTAGAGAAGTATCTGAAAATATTTATGATATAATGCTTTCAAAGGAGTTGTCAGCAAAAAATATTAATTTTATAGATAATAGTCCAGAGGAAATAAATAAATTAGTTAAGCTTATGAAACTGGAAATAACTATGGAGGATGTATTTGAAGCTAATGAAATTATTGCAAAGCTAAGAGATAGTATATATGTAGATAACTCTGGAAACCTTATAGAGAATAAACTTATTAAGATAAATAGAGAAGATAAGGAAAATCTTAATGAAGAGGAACTTTTTATCAAAGCAACCCTTGAAATTCATTATGCATATTTATCAACTATTTGTGATTATATAGCAGGTATGACAGATAACTATGCTAGCAGCGAATTTAAAAGCTTATATTTAATCGAATAA
- a CDS encoding SagB/ThcOx family dehydrogenase: MDRYKKNRDFMKADFKVLDEIKTDRQKGLPFPSFQKEYDETKELIDLPEVDREILIKHNVFDCFDDRRSVRKYSEEKITIDELSYLLWTTQGIHQVTNNNTGTLRRVPSGGACHPFETYLIINKVEGLVSGVYRYLPLEHKLMFMYIVEDLVSKVDEATPRQPFVQNFVSKSAVIFAWSCIPYRAEYKFDVTAHKKILIDVGHLCQNLYLAAESIDCGTCAIGIYDQQLIDEMLGLDGEDEFVIYMASVGNKIK, from the coding sequence ATGGACAGATATAAGAAAAATAGAGATTTTATGAAGGCAGACTTTAAGGTGCTAGATGAGATTAAAACAGATAGACAAAAAGGATTACCATTCCCAAGTTTTCAAAAAGAATATGATGAAACTAAGGAACTAATTGATCTTCCAGAGGTGGATAGAGAAATCCTAATTAAACATAATGTCTTTGATTGCTTTGATGATAGGAGAAGTGTAAGAAAATATTCAGAAGAAAAAATCACAATCGATGAGCTTTCTTACCTGCTTTGGACAACTCAAGGAATACATCAAGTAACAAATAACAATACAGGAACTTTAAGAAGAGTACCTTCTGGAGGAGCTTGTCATCCTTTTGAAACATACTTGATAATAAATAAAGTAGAAGGACTTGTAAGTGGTGTTTATAGGTATCTTCCTTTGGAGCATAAACTTATGTTCATGTACATAGTAGAAGATTTAGTTAGTAAAGTTGATGAAGCAACTCCTAGACAACCTTTTGTCCAAAATTTCGTTTCAAAGAGTGCTGTGATATTTGCTTGGAGCTGTATTCCATATAGAGCAGAATATAAATTTGATGTCACTGCTCATAAAAAGATTCTTATTGATGTAGGACACTTATGTCAAAATCTTTATCTTGCAGCAGAGTCCATTGATTGCGGTACCTGCGCTATTGGGATTTATGATCAACAATTAATTGATGAGATGTTAGGATTAGACGGGGAAGATGAATTTGTTATATATATGGCATCTGTAGGCAATAAAATCAAATAA
- the ric gene encoding iron-sulfur cluster repair di-iron protein, with translation MIRNFSLSDKIGDVVTVFPGASDLFLKYKIDFCCGGNRPLIEAMDEQNLDGNKILTLLQASYEEFQEKNEEFTDWAKEKPSKLVDYIVSVHHRYLKEELPKISELTFKILRVHGSNHEELFKVHKLFNTLRTELEGHLVKEEEFLFPIIKEYDTNRNDSNREKVLKLINELEDEHTGAGDIIKELREVTEHYIVPKDACRTFQVTYEKLRELEIDTFQHIHLENNILFKNI, from the coding sequence ATGATTAGAAACTTTAGTTTGTCAGATAAAATCGGAGATGTTGTTACTGTTTTTCCAGGAGCTAGTGATTTATTTTTAAAATATAAAATTGATTTTTGTTGTGGAGGAAATAGACCATTAATAGAGGCAATGGATGAACAGAACCTTGATGGAAATAAAATATTAACTTTGCTTCAAGCATCTTATGAAGAATTTCAAGAAAAAAATGAGGAATTTACAGATTGGGCGAAGGAAAAACCAAGCAAGCTAGTAGATTATATTGTAAGCGTGCATCATAGATATTTAAAGGAAGAATTGCCTAAAATCAGTGAGCTTACCTTTAAAATATTAAGGGTTCATGGTAGTAACCATGAAGAACTTTTCAAGGTTCATAAATTATTTAATACTTTGAGAACAGAGTTAGAGGGGCATTTAGTAAAGGAAGAGGAATTCTTATTTCCAATAATAAAAGAATATGATACAAATAGAAATGATTCAAATAGAGAAAAAGTTTTAAAACTTATAAATGAATTAGAAGATGAACACACAGGAGCTGGAGATATAATAAAAGAACTTAGAGAAGTAACAGAACATTATATTGTGCCAAAGGATGCTTGCAGAACTTTTCAAGTAACCTATGAAAAATTAAGGGAGTTAGAAATAGATACCTTCCAGCATATCCATCTTGAGAATAATATTTTATTTAAAAATATATAA